From a single Miscanthus floridulus cultivar M001 chromosome 8, ASM1932011v1, whole genome shotgun sequence genomic region:
- the LOC136473304 gene encoding MYB-like transcription factor ODO1 isoform X2: MGRQPCCDKVGLKKGPWTAEEDQKLVSFILGNGQCCWRAVPKLAGLLRCGKSCRLRWTNYLRPDLKRGLLSDAEEKLVIDLHAQLGNRWSKIASHLPGRTDNEIKNHWNTHIKKKLKKMGIDPLTHKPLCPSLSPDPQQLQSPPPTATTAGSPEAQPSPPSPLLKPPEQEKTAAAPVTPPPAATTASQEELAGDDDETLLSNSPGFCTDEVPMMHPDEIMVPLSGDLQTPPLPTTFSLPAAAAVSTPTTSYSAASASSYSWSRDEEELFPLMYMEFPVPENMFQMGLADMVASWDDSLAQPPLSPSLPVYEEYAYQLQRSGVAFDPEPGNKIQLFDGY; the protein is encoded by the exons ATGGGTCGGCAGCCGTGCTGCGACAAGGTGGGGCTGAAGAAGGGCCCGTGGACGGCGGAGGAGGACCAGAAGCTCGTCAGCTTCATCCTCGGCAACGGCCAGTGCTGCTGGCGCGCCGTACCCAAGCTCGCCG GGCTGCTGCGGTGCGGGAAGAGCTGCCGGCTGCGGTGGACTAACTACCTGCGGCCGGACCTCAAGAGGGGCCTGCTCTCCGACGCCGAGGAGAAACTCGTCATCGACCTGCATGCTCAGCTCGGCAACAG GTGGTCCAAGATTGCGTCGCACTTGCCAGGGCGAACGGACAACGAGATCAAGAACCACTGGAACACCCACATCAagaagaagctcaagaagatgggGATCGACCCGCTCACCCACAAGCCCCTCTGCCCGTCATTGTCCCCTGATCCGCAGCAGCTGCAGAGCCCACCGCCCACCGCTACCACCGCTGGCTCGCCGGAAGCGCAGCCATCGCCGCCATCTCCGTTACTGAAGCCTCCAGAGCAGGAGAAGACAGCCGCAGCACCGGTGACGCCACCGCCGGCGGCGACGACAGCTAGCCAGGAGGAACTAGCAGGCGACGATGACGAGACGCTCCTTAGCAACTCTCCAGGCTTCTGCACCGACGAGGTACCCATGATGCACCCGGACGAGATCATGGTGCCACTAAGCGGCGACCTGCAGACACCGCCATTGCCGACGACTTTCTCACtgcccgccgctgccgccgtctcGACGCCCACGACGTCCTACTCTGCAGCCTCGGCGTCGTCGTATTCCTGGAGCCGCGACGAGGAGGAGCTGTTCCCGCTCATGTACATGGAGTTCCCGGTCCCGGAGAACATGTTCCAGATGGGGCTAGCCGACATGGTCGCGTCGTGGGACGACTCCTTGGCGCAGCCGCCGCTGTCGCCATCGCTGCCGGTGTACGAGGAATATGCGTACCAGCTGCAGAGGAGCGGCGTTGCGTTTGACCCGGAGCCAGGGAACAAGATTCAGCTATTCGATGGCTATTAA
- the LOC136473304 gene encoding MYB-like transcription factor ODO1 isoform X1: protein MGRQPCCDKVGLKKGPWTAEEDQKLVSFILGNGQCCWRAVPKLAGACNCMLHRSLSLHASHFSFCDDERNLLRFQILRAGLLRCGKSCRLRWTNYLRPDLKRGLLSDAEEKLVIDLHAQLGNRWSKIASHLPGRTDNEIKNHWNTHIKKKLKKMGIDPLTHKPLCPSLSPDPQQLQSPPPTATTAGSPEAQPSPPSPLLKPPEQEKTAAAPVTPPPAATTASQEELAGDDDETLLSNSPGFCTDEVPMMHPDEIMVPLSGDLQTPPLPTTFSLPAAAAVSTPTTSYSAASASSYSWSRDEEELFPLMYMEFPVPENMFQMGLADMVASWDDSLAQPPLSPSLPVYEEYAYQLQRSGVAFDPEPGNKIQLFDGY, encoded by the exons ATGGGTCGGCAGCCGTGCTGCGACAAGGTGGGGCTGAAGAAGGGCCCGTGGACGGCGGAGGAGGACCAGAAGCTCGTCAGCTTCATCCTCGGCAACGGCCAGTGCTGCTGGCGCGCCGTACCCAAGCTCGCCGGTGCGTGCAACTGCATGCTCCATCGCTCCCTGTCCCTGCATGCTTCGCACTTCAGTTTTTGTGATGATGAGAGGAACTTGTTGCGCTTCCAAATACTGCGTGCAGGGCTGCTGCGGTGCGGGAAGAGCTGCCGGCTGCGGTGGACTAACTACCTGCGGCCGGACCTCAAGAGGGGCCTGCTCTCCGACGCCGAGGAGAAACTCGTCATCGACCTGCATGCTCAGCTCGGCAACAG GTGGTCCAAGATTGCGTCGCACTTGCCAGGGCGAACGGACAACGAGATCAAGAACCACTGGAACACCCACATCAagaagaagctcaagaagatgggGATCGACCCGCTCACCCACAAGCCCCTCTGCCCGTCATTGTCCCCTGATCCGCAGCAGCTGCAGAGCCCACCGCCCACCGCTACCACCGCTGGCTCGCCGGAAGCGCAGCCATCGCCGCCATCTCCGTTACTGAAGCCTCCAGAGCAGGAGAAGACAGCCGCAGCACCGGTGACGCCACCGCCGGCGGCGACGACAGCTAGCCAGGAGGAACTAGCAGGCGACGATGACGAGACGCTCCTTAGCAACTCTCCAGGCTTCTGCACCGACGAGGTACCCATGATGCACCCGGACGAGATCATGGTGCCACTAAGCGGCGACCTGCAGACACCGCCATTGCCGACGACTTTCTCACtgcccgccgctgccgccgtctcGACGCCCACGACGTCCTACTCTGCAGCCTCGGCGTCGTCGTATTCCTGGAGCCGCGACGAGGAGGAGCTGTTCCCGCTCATGTACATGGAGTTCCCGGTCCCGGAGAACATGTTCCAGATGGGGCTAGCCGACATGGTCGCGTCGTGGGACGACTCCTTGGCGCAGCCGCCGCTGTCGCCATCGCTGCCGGTGTACGAGGAATATGCGTACCAGCTGCAGAGGAGCGGCGTTGCGTTTGACCCGGAGCCAGGGAACAAGATTCAGCTATTCGATGGCTATTAA